DNA from Xiphias gladius isolate SHS-SW01 ecotype Sanya breed wild chromosome 9, ASM1685928v1, whole genome shotgun sequence:
GGTTTGGGTCCTCCAGCTTTAGGACTGAATTTGGACATCTCAGTGGGTcgttgtttttaaataatttaagaaaaagaaattatcTGCTCTTTAGCAACGAGATGGCCCGTACCAAGCAGACTGCCCGTAAATCTACTGGAGGAAAGGCGCCAAGGAAGCAGCTCGCTACCAAGGCAGCCAGAAAGAGCGCACCGTCCACAGGGGGAGTGAAGAAGCCCCATCGTTACAGGTCTGTAGTTCTTCTACAGTAGTACATTTTCTAATGTTTAAATTCCTGGCAGGTGCTGCTTGCATGTAATAGCTAAATACTTGGAGTTAAAATCTCCTGTGTTGTTTAGGCCCGGAACTGTAGCTCTGAGGGAGATCCGTCGTTATCAGAAGTCCACCGAGCTTCTCATCCGCAAGCTGCCCTTCCAGCGTCTGGTGAGAGAAATTGCCCAGGATTTCAAGACTGATCTGCGCTTCCAGAGTGCCGCCATTGGAGCGCT
Protein-coding regions in this window:
- the LOC120793906 gene encoding histone H3.3A produces the protein MARTKQTARKSTGGKAPRKQLATKAARKSAPSTGGVKKPHRYRPGTVALREIRRYQKSTELLIRKLPFQRLVREIAQDFKTDLRFQSAAIGALQEASEAYLVGLFEDTNLCAIHAKRVTIMPKDIQLARRIRGERA